A region from the Drosophila bipectinata strain 14024-0381.07 chromosome 3R, DbipHiC1v2, whole genome shotgun sequence genome encodes:
- the Gcn2 gene encoding eIF-2-alpha kinase GCN2 isoform X1 — translation MAAKESFRERQTQELEVIKSIFGGDVEDLRPQPNSALWKPTDIRILLTPLRDSSNGLEAYVCTKLHITCPNKYPKLPPKIVLEESKGLSDQQLEALLSQLQTQSEELRGEVMIYELAQTVQAFLLEHNKPPKGSFYDQMLQDKQKREKELLDIQRQRESLQRQTLIDEVERRKEMFKTEAKRRGEPRRSMSESNPRHPSSSESSENSSPYYRGHIYPSKCLDHRNTETLYFHKMGRQIQRGCCLGHSQKGCIAYTGIDMHSGQILYITEWNIKYCHLEQPCSGGGKCHWSSELKCAGNHRVDEVIASIEKQVATLSQLQHKNLIQYECILCIKRKEGLLLYLVQDFLLGTSVFSISSSLGWCMDGARMVARGVLDALVYLHNKGVSHSHLLDSTVFMDNTGNVRCTDFSLVPNLLELLSGAGQSSTRGDLPALGALVESLMPTNSYEMRDFVDKCNSDRTLSASELLEHPFLRFYVDNGQQQLMPLPQERHANTVQRTGPAMPYQIPTLALSQSRLRTEFEVIMYLGKGAYGDVLKVRNNLDNREYAIKRIPLPARSRQLYKKMTREVELLSRLNHENVVRYFNSWIESVNDADAAEMDKLMGGEWSQSQQELSVKPTKSPQLGPTLEEEEDEEDSSSSMWNAYIPTMDDTDSDGIEFVDSNGKVAVYDEEEDDSSTHGKSNSPRPQMQVMYIQMEFCEKCTLRTAIDDNLYEDTDRLWRLFREIAEGLSHIHQQGIIHRDLKPVNIFLDSHDQIKIGDFGLATTSFLALQAHELPAHVPTHNITSAEDGTGTGKVGTTLYVAPELTGNASKSVYNQKVDMYTLGIILFEMVQPPFDTSMERASTIMALRNVSINIPDAMLKDPKYEKTIKMLRWLLSHDPAQRPTAEELLISDLVPPAQLEANELQEMLRHALANPQSKAYKNLVARCLQQESDEVLEHTYHLGSSRAMKSWNSAIVIDDIVSLNPVIEFVKGKVVNLFRKHGAIEVDSPLLSPLSSRNSSAHANANAVHLMTHSGCVVVLPCDLRTQFARHVTMNGVNLIRRYCVDRVYREEKVFNFHPKQNYECSFDIISPTPGSHLVDAELLSLAFEITSELPRLRERNLTIRMNHTNLLRAILIYCNVPKSQYGALFEGIMDFIESRISRFQFHSSITGIMEKSRTSAQTLMDMLLANFLLTGSRSSVDDSALKTLMRGKGEAASLARGALRELETVVGLAYSLGVTCPIHIWAGLPISFERASTGGIVWQMTADLKPNRSGHPSILAVGERYDAMLHEFQRQAQSFNPALPTRSVLSGAGLSFSLDKLVAAVGVEYAKDCRAIDVGICVCGTRPPLKDVTYIMRLLWSVGIRCGIVEAASELGDEAQDLARLGALHVILVAENGSLRVRSFERERFQERHLNRAELVEFVQKLLRGDGINAATVDYSREISNQSAGGGSSGGRERERGENGLSTSGSNATIKNSYSQLPNLQVSFLTHDKPTANYKRRLENQVAQHMTSTLAQFIKKETFVVLVVELPPAVVNAIVGAINPREIRKKETEPEINVVIERFPKYKRYISEINDEVLDYLGDAKTPIVALYSISDSYYRVII, via the exons ATGGCAGCAAAGGAATCTTTTCGCGAGCGACAAACCCAGGAGTTGGAGGTTATAAAG TCTATTTTTGGAGGCGACGTGGAGGACCTCAGGCCACAGCCGAATTCAGCCCTATGGAAGCCCACAGATATCAGGATTTTGCTCACCCCTCTGCGGGACTCCTCCAACGGTCTGGAAGCTTACGTGTGCACCAAGCTGCATATTACCTGTCCGAACAAATACCCAAAACT ACCCCCAAAAATCGTGCTCGAGGAATCAAAAGGCTTGTCAGATCAGCAGTTGGAGGCTTTGCTTAGCCAACTCCAAACCCAATCCGAGGAGCTGCGTGGCGAGGTGATGATCTACGAACTAGCCCAGACGGTGCAGGCATTTCTGCTGGAGCACAATAAGCCGCCCAAGGGCTCTTTTTACGATCAGATGCTGCAGGACAAGCAGAAGCGCGAGAAGGAGCTGCTGGACATCCAGAGGCAGCGGGAATCGCTGCAACGTCAAACTCTCATCGATGAGGTGGAGAGACGCAAGGAGATGTTCAAGACTGAGGCTAAGCGACGCGGCGAGCCACGACGGAGCATGAGTGAGTCCAATCCGCGGCATCCCAGCTCCTCGGAAAGCTCCGAAAACTCCTCACCCTACTACCGAGGCCACATCTACCCGAGCAAGTGCTTGGATCACCGCAACACAGAGACCTTGTACTTTCATAAGATGGGAAGACAAATCCAGCGAGGATGTTGTTTAG GACACTCCCAAAAAGGATGCATTGCCTACACCGGCATCGACATGCACAGTGGACAGATCCTATACATAACCGAGTGGAACATTAAGTACTGCCACCTGGAGCAGCCATGTAGCGGTGGTGGAAAGTGCCACTGGAGCAGTGAGCTAAAATGCGCTGGCAACCATCGGGTGGATGAGGTCATAGCCTCCATCGAGAAGCAAGTGGCCACCCTGTCTCAGCTGCAGCACAAGAACCTCATACAATACGAGTGCATTTTGTGCATCAAACGCAAGGAGGGATTGCTTCTATACCTCGTCCAGGATTTTTTACTCGGGACCAGTGTCTTTAGTATTTCCTCCTCGCTGGGATGGTGTATGGACGGCGCTCGCATGGTGGCCAGAGGGGTGTTGGATGCCCTGGTCTATCTCCACAACAAAGGTGTGTCCCACAGCCATCTGTTGGACAGCACAGTTTTCATGGATAACACCGGGAACGTGCGCTGCACCGACTTCTCCCTCGTTCCCAACCTACTGGAACTTTTAAGCGGAGCTGGACAGAGCAGTACTCGCGGGGATTTGCCCGCTTTGGGTGCCCTCGTGGAGAGTCTCATGCCCACCAACAGCTACGAAATGCGTGACTTTGTGGACAA ATGCAACTCGGACCGCACACTTTCTGCTTCGGAGTTGCTGGAGCATCCGTTTCTTCGATTTTATGTGGACAACGGGCAACAGCAATTAATGCCACTCCCGCAGGAGCGACATGCTAATACTGTCCAGCGTACGGGACCAGCCATGCCCTACCAGATTCCCACCCTGGCCTTGAGTCAGTCTCGCCTGCGAACCGAGTTTGAGGTCATCATGTATCTTGGCAAGGGTGCCTACGGGGATGTGTTGAAAGTTCGCAACAATCTCGACAACCGGGAGTATGCGATCAAACGAATACCTCTGCCTGCACGAAGTCGCCAGCTATACAAGAAGATGACGAGGGAAGTAGAGCTCCTCTCGAGGCTGAATCACGAAAACGTAGTGAGATACTTTAATAGTTGGATCGAGAGTGTAAACGACGCCGATGCTGCCGAGATGGACAAACTTATGGGCGGAGAATGGTCGCAGAGTCAGCAGGAGCTTAGTGTGAAGCCGACCAAGTCGCCGCAGCTTGGACCGACTTTGGAGGAAGAGGAGGACGAAGAAGATAGCTCTTCCAGTATGTGGAATGCCTACAT ACCCACTATGGATGACACCGATTCGGATGGCATCGAATTCGTGGACTCAAATGGAAAGGTTGCGGTCTACGATGAGGAGGAAGATGACAGCTCCACCCACGGGAAGTCAAACTCGCCGCGGCCCCAGATGCAGGTCATGTACATCCAAATGGAGTTTTGCGAAAAGTGTACACTGAG AACCGCCATCGATGATAATCTCTACGAAGACACTGATCGGCTATGGCGTCTGTTTAGGGAAATCGCCGAGGGCCTTTCGCACATTCATCAACAGGGCATTATCCATCGGGATCTGAAGCCAGTAAATATCTTCTTGGACTCTCACGATCAGATCAAGATCGGAGACTTTGGGCTAGCCACCACCAGTTTCCTCGCCCTGCAGGCGCACGAGCTGCCTGCACATGTGCCCACCCACAATATCACCAGTGCCGAGGATGGAACGGGAACGGGAAAAGTGGGCACAACTCTGTACGTGGCTCCCGAGTTGACAGGGAATGCTTCCAAGTCGGTGTATAACCAGAAGGTGGACATGTACACATTGGGCATTATCCTCTTTGAAATGGTCCAGCCACCGTTTGACACCAGCATGGAGAGAGCTTCGACCATTATGGCTCTGCGGAATGTTTCCATAAACATTCCAGATGCAATGTTAAAGGATCCAAAGTACGAAAAGACGATTAAGATGCTTCGCTGGTTGCTCAGCCACGATCCCGCCCAAAGGCCCACTGCCGAGGAACTTCTCATCTCGGATCTGGTTCCGCCTGCCCAGCTGGAAGCCAACGAGCTGCAGGAAATGCTGAGGCACGCCCTGGCCAATCCGCAGAGCAAGGCTTACAAGAACCTGGTGGCCCGCTGCCTGCAACAGGAGAGCGACGAAGTTCTGGAGCACACCTACCACTTGGGAAGTAGTCGCGCCATGAAATCATGGAACTCTGCCATCGTCATTGACGACATTGTGTCCCTCAACCCGGTAATCGAATTCGTCAAGGGCAAGGTGGTGAATCTCTTTCGGAAACACGGAGCCATTGAGGTAGACTCGCCGCTTCTGTCGCCCCTATCCTCGAGGAACAGCAGTGCCCACGCCAACGCCAATGCTGTGCACTTGATGACCCATTCCGGATGTGTGGTAGTACTGCCCTGCGATCTGCGCACCCAGTTTGCTCGCCATGTAACCATGAACGGTGTGAATCTCATCCGGCGCTACTGCGTGGACCGGGTCTATCGCGAGGAGAAGGTTTTCAACTTCCATCCGAAGCAGAACTACGAATGCTCCTTCGATATCATCTCCCCCACCCCTGGCAGCCATCTGGTGGACGCGGAACTGCTATCGCTTGCCTTCGAGATCACCAGCGAACTGCCTCGGCTTAGGGAACGGAATCTCACCATCCGAATGAATCACACGAATTTACTGCGAGCTATCCTTATCTACTGCAATGTTCCTAAATCTCAATACGGAGCGCTCTTTGAAGGCATTATGGACTTTATCGAGTCCCGCATCTCCCGTTTTCAGTTCCACTCCAGCATCACGGGGATTATGGAGAAGTCTCGCACCTCGGCCCAAACACTGATGGACATGTTGCTGGCCAATTTCTTGCTGACGGGGTCCAGGAGCAGCGTGGATGACTCGGCTCTGAAGACTCTCATGCGTGGAAAGGGAGAGGCTGCATCGCTAGCTAGAGGAGCCCTGAGGGAACTGGAAACAGTCGTAGGATTGGCGTATAGCCTTGGTGTTACG TGTCCCATCCACATCTGGGCAGGTCTGCCCATCAGCTTCGAACGAGCAAGTACCGGTGGCATTGTCTGGCAAATGACTGCGGACCTGAAACCTAACCGCTCCGGCCACCCTTCCATCTTAGCGGTGGGCGAGAGGTACGATGCTATGCTACATGAGTTCCAACGCCAAGCACAGAGCTTTAACCCAGCCTTGCCCACGCGTAGCGTGTTGAGTGGAGCGGGTTTGTCCTTCTCCTTGGACAAGTTGGTGGCTGCTGTTGGTGTGGAGTACGCCAAAGATTGCCGTGCCATCGACGTTGGTATATGCGTGTGTGGAACCCGCCCGCCTCTAAAAGACGTGACCTACATTATGCGCTTGTTGTGGTCAGTGGGAATCCGGTGTGGCATTGTGGAGGCTGCCAGCGAACTGGGAGATGAGGCACAAGATTTAGCTCGATTGGGAGCCCTGCACGTCATCCTCGTTGCGGAGAATGGCTCCCTTAGAGTGCGTTCATTCGAGAGGGAACGGTTTCAGGAACGTCATTTGAACCGTGCCGAGCTGGTGGAGTTCGTCCAAAAACTGCTGCGGGGCGATGGCATCAATGCAGCCACTGTGGACTATTCCAGGGAGATATCCAACCAGAGTGCCGGTGGAGGCAGCAGTGGCGGCAGGGAACGGGAGCGCGGAGAGAATGGGCTCAGCACTTCCGGCTCGAATGCAACGATTAAAAACAGCTACAGCCAGCTCCCAAACCTTCAGGTGTCGTTCCTCACCCACGACAAGCCCACGGCCAACTACAAAAGGAGATTAGAGAACCAGGTGGCTCAGCACATGACCTCCACGCTGGCCCAGTTCATCAAAAAGGAGACATtcgtggtgctggtggtggagCTCCCCCCAGCAGTAGTCAATGCCATTGTAGGAGCCATTAATCCCCGAGAGATTCGCAAAAAAGAGACTGAGCCGGAAATCAATGTTGTGATCGAAAG ATTTCCCAAATACAAACGTTATATATCCGAGATCAATGACGAAGTGTTGGACTATCTGGGCGATGCCAAGACACCAATCGTGGCCTTGTACAGCATTTCCGATTCCTACTACCGCGTCATCATCTAA
- the Gcn2 gene encoding eIF-2-alpha kinase GCN2 isoform X2 encodes MIYELAQTVQAFLLEHNKPPKGSFYDQMLQDKQKREKELLDIQRQRESLQRQTLIDEVERRKEMFKTEAKRRGEPRRSMSESNPRHPSSSESSENSSPYYRGHIYPSKCLDHRNTETLYFHKMGRQIQRGCCLGHSQKGCIAYTGIDMHSGQILYITEWNIKYCHLEQPCSGGGKCHWSSELKCAGNHRVDEVIASIEKQVATLSQLQHKNLIQYECILCIKRKEGLLLYLVQDFLLGTSVFSISSSLGWCMDGARMVARGVLDALVYLHNKGVSHSHLLDSTVFMDNTGNVRCTDFSLVPNLLELLSGAGQSSTRGDLPALGALVESLMPTNSYEMRDFVDKCNSDRTLSASELLEHPFLRFYVDNGQQQLMPLPQERHANTVQRTGPAMPYQIPTLALSQSRLRTEFEVIMYLGKGAYGDVLKVRNNLDNREYAIKRIPLPARSRQLYKKMTREVELLSRLNHENVVRYFNSWIESVNDADAAEMDKLMGGEWSQSQQELSVKPTKSPQLGPTLEEEEDEEDSSSSMWNAYIPTMDDTDSDGIEFVDSNGKVAVYDEEEDDSSTHGKSNSPRPQMQVMYIQMEFCEKCTLRTAIDDNLYEDTDRLWRLFREIAEGLSHIHQQGIIHRDLKPVNIFLDSHDQIKIGDFGLATTSFLALQAHELPAHVPTHNITSAEDGTGTGKVGTTLYVAPELTGNASKSVYNQKVDMYTLGIILFEMVQPPFDTSMERASTIMALRNVSINIPDAMLKDPKYEKTIKMLRWLLSHDPAQRPTAEELLISDLVPPAQLEANELQEMLRHALANPQSKAYKNLVARCLQQESDEVLEHTYHLGSSRAMKSWNSAIVIDDIVSLNPVIEFVKGKVVNLFRKHGAIEVDSPLLSPLSSRNSSAHANANAVHLMTHSGCVVVLPCDLRTQFARHVTMNGVNLIRRYCVDRVYREEKVFNFHPKQNYECSFDIISPTPGSHLVDAELLSLAFEITSELPRLRERNLTIRMNHTNLLRAILIYCNVPKSQYGALFEGIMDFIESRISRFQFHSSITGIMEKSRTSAQTLMDMLLANFLLTGSRSSVDDSALKTLMRGKGEAASLARGALRELETVVGLAYSLGVTCPIHIWAGLPISFERASTGGIVWQMTADLKPNRSGHPSILAVGERYDAMLHEFQRQAQSFNPALPTRSVLSGAGLSFSLDKLVAAVGVEYAKDCRAIDVGICVCGTRPPLKDVTYIMRLLWSVGIRCGIVEAASELGDEAQDLARLGALHVILVAENGSLRVRSFERERFQERHLNRAELVEFVQKLLRGDGINAATVDYSREISNQSAGGGSSGGRERERGENGLSTSGSNATIKNSYSQLPNLQVSFLTHDKPTANYKRRLENQVAQHMTSTLAQFIKKETFVVLVVELPPAVVNAIVGAINPREIRKKETEPEINVVIERFPKYKRYISEINDEVLDYLGDAKTPIVALYSISDSYYRVII; translated from the exons ATGATCTACGAACTAGCCCAGACGGTGCAGGCATTTCTGCTGGAGCACAATAAGCCGCCCAAGGGCTCTTTTTACGATCAGATGCTGCAGGACAAGCAGAAGCGCGAGAAGGAGCTGCTGGACATCCAGAGGCAGCGGGAATCGCTGCAACGTCAAACTCTCATCGATGAGGTGGAGAGACGCAAGGAGATGTTCAAGACTGAGGCTAAGCGACGCGGCGAGCCACGACGGAGCATGAGTGAGTCCAATCCGCGGCATCCCAGCTCCTCGGAAAGCTCCGAAAACTCCTCACCCTACTACCGAGGCCACATCTACCCGAGCAAGTGCTTGGATCACCGCAACACAGAGACCTTGTACTTTCATAAGATGGGAAGACAAATCCAGCGAGGATGTTGTTTAG GACACTCCCAAAAAGGATGCATTGCCTACACCGGCATCGACATGCACAGTGGACAGATCCTATACATAACCGAGTGGAACATTAAGTACTGCCACCTGGAGCAGCCATGTAGCGGTGGTGGAAAGTGCCACTGGAGCAGTGAGCTAAAATGCGCTGGCAACCATCGGGTGGATGAGGTCATAGCCTCCATCGAGAAGCAAGTGGCCACCCTGTCTCAGCTGCAGCACAAGAACCTCATACAATACGAGTGCATTTTGTGCATCAAACGCAAGGAGGGATTGCTTCTATACCTCGTCCAGGATTTTTTACTCGGGACCAGTGTCTTTAGTATTTCCTCCTCGCTGGGATGGTGTATGGACGGCGCTCGCATGGTGGCCAGAGGGGTGTTGGATGCCCTGGTCTATCTCCACAACAAAGGTGTGTCCCACAGCCATCTGTTGGACAGCACAGTTTTCATGGATAACACCGGGAACGTGCGCTGCACCGACTTCTCCCTCGTTCCCAACCTACTGGAACTTTTAAGCGGAGCTGGACAGAGCAGTACTCGCGGGGATTTGCCCGCTTTGGGTGCCCTCGTGGAGAGTCTCATGCCCACCAACAGCTACGAAATGCGTGACTTTGTGGACAA ATGCAACTCGGACCGCACACTTTCTGCTTCGGAGTTGCTGGAGCATCCGTTTCTTCGATTTTATGTGGACAACGGGCAACAGCAATTAATGCCACTCCCGCAGGAGCGACATGCTAATACTGTCCAGCGTACGGGACCAGCCATGCCCTACCAGATTCCCACCCTGGCCTTGAGTCAGTCTCGCCTGCGAACCGAGTTTGAGGTCATCATGTATCTTGGCAAGGGTGCCTACGGGGATGTGTTGAAAGTTCGCAACAATCTCGACAACCGGGAGTATGCGATCAAACGAATACCTCTGCCTGCACGAAGTCGCCAGCTATACAAGAAGATGACGAGGGAAGTAGAGCTCCTCTCGAGGCTGAATCACGAAAACGTAGTGAGATACTTTAATAGTTGGATCGAGAGTGTAAACGACGCCGATGCTGCCGAGATGGACAAACTTATGGGCGGAGAATGGTCGCAGAGTCAGCAGGAGCTTAGTGTGAAGCCGACCAAGTCGCCGCAGCTTGGACCGACTTTGGAGGAAGAGGAGGACGAAGAAGATAGCTCTTCCAGTATGTGGAATGCCTACAT ACCCACTATGGATGACACCGATTCGGATGGCATCGAATTCGTGGACTCAAATGGAAAGGTTGCGGTCTACGATGAGGAGGAAGATGACAGCTCCACCCACGGGAAGTCAAACTCGCCGCGGCCCCAGATGCAGGTCATGTACATCCAAATGGAGTTTTGCGAAAAGTGTACACTGAG AACCGCCATCGATGATAATCTCTACGAAGACACTGATCGGCTATGGCGTCTGTTTAGGGAAATCGCCGAGGGCCTTTCGCACATTCATCAACAGGGCATTATCCATCGGGATCTGAAGCCAGTAAATATCTTCTTGGACTCTCACGATCAGATCAAGATCGGAGACTTTGGGCTAGCCACCACCAGTTTCCTCGCCCTGCAGGCGCACGAGCTGCCTGCACATGTGCCCACCCACAATATCACCAGTGCCGAGGATGGAACGGGAACGGGAAAAGTGGGCACAACTCTGTACGTGGCTCCCGAGTTGACAGGGAATGCTTCCAAGTCGGTGTATAACCAGAAGGTGGACATGTACACATTGGGCATTATCCTCTTTGAAATGGTCCAGCCACCGTTTGACACCAGCATGGAGAGAGCTTCGACCATTATGGCTCTGCGGAATGTTTCCATAAACATTCCAGATGCAATGTTAAAGGATCCAAAGTACGAAAAGACGATTAAGATGCTTCGCTGGTTGCTCAGCCACGATCCCGCCCAAAGGCCCACTGCCGAGGAACTTCTCATCTCGGATCTGGTTCCGCCTGCCCAGCTGGAAGCCAACGAGCTGCAGGAAATGCTGAGGCACGCCCTGGCCAATCCGCAGAGCAAGGCTTACAAGAACCTGGTGGCCCGCTGCCTGCAACAGGAGAGCGACGAAGTTCTGGAGCACACCTACCACTTGGGAAGTAGTCGCGCCATGAAATCATGGAACTCTGCCATCGTCATTGACGACATTGTGTCCCTCAACCCGGTAATCGAATTCGTCAAGGGCAAGGTGGTGAATCTCTTTCGGAAACACGGAGCCATTGAGGTAGACTCGCCGCTTCTGTCGCCCCTATCCTCGAGGAACAGCAGTGCCCACGCCAACGCCAATGCTGTGCACTTGATGACCCATTCCGGATGTGTGGTAGTACTGCCCTGCGATCTGCGCACCCAGTTTGCTCGCCATGTAACCATGAACGGTGTGAATCTCATCCGGCGCTACTGCGTGGACCGGGTCTATCGCGAGGAGAAGGTTTTCAACTTCCATCCGAAGCAGAACTACGAATGCTCCTTCGATATCATCTCCCCCACCCCTGGCAGCCATCTGGTGGACGCGGAACTGCTATCGCTTGCCTTCGAGATCACCAGCGAACTGCCTCGGCTTAGGGAACGGAATCTCACCATCCGAATGAATCACACGAATTTACTGCGAGCTATCCTTATCTACTGCAATGTTCCTAAATCTCAATACGGAGCGCTCTTTGAAGGCATTATGGACTTTATCGAGTCCCGCATCTCCCGTTTTCAGTTCCACTCCAGCATCACGGGGATTATGGAGAAGTCTCGCACCTCGGCCCAAACACTGATGGACATGTTGCTGGCCAATTTCTTGCTGACGGGGTCCAGGAGCAGCGTGGATGACTCGGCTCTGAAGACTCTCATGCGTGGAAAGGGAGAGGCTGCATCGCTAGCTAGAGGAGCCCTGAGGGAACTGGAAACAGTCGTAGGATTGGCGTATAGCCTTGGTGTTACG TGTCCCATCCACATCTGGGCAGGTCTGCCCATCAGCTTCGAACGAGCAAGTACCGGTGGCATTGTCTGGCAAATGACTGCGGACCTGAAACCTAACCGCTCCGGCCACCCTTCCATCTTAGCGGTGGGCGAGAGGTACGATGCTATGCTACATGAGTTCCAACGCCAAGCACAGAGCTTTAACCCAGCCTTGCCCACGCGTAGCGTGTTGAGTGGAGCGGGTTTGTCCTTCTCCTTGGACAAGTTGGTGGCTGCTGTTGGTGTGGAGTACGCCAAAGATTGCCGTGCCATCGACGTTGGTATATGCGTGTGTGGAACCCGCCCGCCTCTAAAAGACGTGACCTACATTATGCGCTTGTTGTGGTCAGTGGGAATCCGGTGTGGCATTGTGGAGGCTGCCAGCGAACTGGGAGATGAGGCACAAGATTTAGCTCGATTGGGAGCCCTGCACGTCATCCTCGTTGCGGAGAATGGCTCCCTTAGAGTGCGTTCATTCGAGAGGGAACGGTTTCAGGAACGTCATTTGAACCGTGCCGAGCTGGTGGAGTTCGTCCAAAAACTGCTGCGGGGCGATGGCATCAATGCAGCCACTGTGGACTATTCCAGGGAGATATCCAACCAGAGTGCCGGTGGAGGCAGCAGTGGCGGCAGGGAACGGGAGCGCGGAGAGAATGGGCTCAGCACTTCCGGCTCGAATGCAACGATTAAAAACAGCTACAGCCAGCTCCCAAACCTTCAGGTGTCGTTCCTCACCCACGACAAGCCCACGGCCAACTACAAAAGGAGATTAGAGAACCAGGTGGCTCAGCACATGACCTCCACGCTGGCCCAGTTCATCAAAAAGGAGACATtcgtggtgctggtggtggagCTCCCCCCAGCAGTAGTCAATGCCATTGTAGGAGCCATTAATCCCCGAGAGATTCGCAAAAAAGAGACTGAGCCGGAAATCAATGTTGTGATCGAAAG ATTTCCCAAATACAAACGTTATATATCCGAGATCAATGACGAAGTGTTGGACTATCTGGGCGATGCCAAGACACCAATCGTGGCCTTGTACAGCATTTCCGATTCCTACTACCGCGTCATCATCTAA